GCCGGGGGAAGTGGAGCCGGATGTTCGGCTGTGGTTTTATATGGACATTTATTGAATGAGATGAAAAAAGGGACATATAAACGGATTTTGCTTGTTGCTACTGGCGCATTGTTATCTCCGGTTTCCTTTCAACAGAAGGAATCTATCCCATGTATTGCTCATGCAGTGTCCATTGAGATGGGGATGGGAGGTGTCAGCTGATGTTATTATCGTTCTTTTGGGCGTTTGTTGTTGGAGGGCTTATTTGTGTGATCGGGCAAATTATGTTCGACGTGTTCAAGCTAACTCCCGCACATACGTTGAGTACGTTGGTGGTTGCAGGAGCAGTATTGGATGGATTGGGATTGTATGAGCCGTTGATTGCCTTTGCGGGAGCAGGTGCAACGGTTCCCATTACAAGCTTTGGGAATTCTTTGGTGCATGGTGCTTTGGAAGAGGCTGAAAAACACGGGCTTGTTGGTGTGTTGACAGGAATGTTTGAAGTGACGAGTTCCGGTATTTCTGCAGCAATCGTGTTCGGTTTCATCGGAGCACTACTATTTAAACCGAAAGGATAAGGGGGCCGCCTTTTAGATGGATGAAAAAATGATGCTAACTTATAACCGGGCAAGTCTGAAGATGATTCGAAACAATCTTCATGTGTATGCAATGGAAGCATGTGATCCGGCGGCCCAAAACACCTACCACGAATCGATGATGAAAATTGACGACCTGCTTGCGAATATAGATTTGAAACTCAAGGAGATATAATTAGTATACGTTTTGGAAGGTAGGTTTTTGTGGTGCCACAGTGGATAGAGGTTGCCGTTAGGTCATTTGCAATTATTATTGGGTTGTTTTTGATTACCAAACTCCTAGGAAAAAAGCAGCTTTCAAAGCTGTCTTTTTTTGAGTATATCGTTGGCATCACGGTGGGGGACATTGCAGGGACATTGTCGATGGACCGGGAACTGGATTTGAAGAACGGTGTGACAAGCATTTTGATTTGGTCCCTGTTCCCGCTGGTGACCTCTCAGATTTCTCTTCATAATAAAAAGTTCCGAGATTTTGTGGAAGGTAACTCAACCGTGTTTGTACGAGAGGGGAAAATTCTGGAAGATAACTTGAAGAAAGAAAAGTACACAATAGATGAATTCCTTGAGCAATTGCGTAAGAAAGATATATTTTCAGTAGAAGATATTGAGTTCGCTACGCTTGAATCAAATGGTGAGTTGAGTGCGCTTTTGAAAAAGAACAAGCAGCCTGCCACTTACGGAGATCTCTATCCGGACACGCCAGATCAAAAAGAACCTCAAACAGTAATTATGGATGGGGAAATCTTAGATGAGCCGCTTGCTCAGATAGGATTAAACCGGGCCTGGCTGGAAGCGGAACTCGAAAAACGAAATGTCCTTTTGGGAAATGTGTTTCTCGCTCAAGTAAATGTCTGGGGAGAAATAAGTGTGGATTTATATAATGATCATATTAAAGCTGCGCCGTTGAAAGAAAAGATGCTGACTTTCGTGACACTTGAAAAATGTTCTTCAGACTTTTCGTTCCTTAGTGTAACCGCGAGTTCTGGTGGAAACCGCGCCTTTTATCAGAGTGCTATGTCTAGTTTGGAAGAGCTAAGCGGGAAGCTGCGCCCATTATTAAAGGGTTAAGCTACCGGCTTTTTTTTCGTTCATATAATAACTTGAGGTGAAGCATTATGAGCGAATTTGATTTTGGAGATGAGCATTTAAAGTTTCTTTTTGAGCGGTGGAAGGTGGATGAGGGAATTGCCGAGACTGGAAAACAGGCGAAAATAAATATTCAATCCGCAGATGAGGGTTTCATGCACGTGCAGCATCTAGAAGCTCGGATGAAAAAATACATTGGGAACCTGGAACGGTGGATGGAGGGGAAAGCAAGTACGGTTCGTCCGGATTTTGAGGATGACGATGAGTGAATTTTATTTTTGCGAAGTGGGAGAGTTAGAGGTCCCCTTCGTTTTTTGCTTTTTGGGGAAAATTGTAGAAGGTTTTCTTTTAGTGGTAGAAGGTGGCGTGTTTGTGGTAGAAGCTACAAGTTAATATGGTAGAAGGTGTGCCGGGAAATGTAGAAGGTCCCTTGGGAAATGTCCAACAGGGCAAAAGTGCATTAATCTCGATTTCGACTTGACTTCCAGATTCCCCCCTTCTCTAAAAAAATTCCGCAAAACCGCACATTGCCCGTAAAAGCGCCCATACCGTTTTGGTAAAAGTACATATAGTAATAGGGAATCTTCATTAAGGAGGTGCGAGATTATGGGTTACTATGGAGGCTATCCTTATGGTGTAGGTGGCGCTAACTACGGTTACGGTTGTGGCAACCAAGGCGGCACATTCGTGTTAATCGTTGTTCTATTCATTCTTTTGATCATCGTTGGTGCATCTAAATTCTATTAATAGTTAATTAGTAGGAATAAGGAAAGTGCGGGATTTGTCCCCGTGCTTTTCTGTTTCGTCCACCGCCACAGTAGTGAGTGATGAATTATTAGAGGCACACCGATAGGCTCTCTCACATATGATGTGATATATCCGAGAGGAGGATGTTTGGTGGATAATAATATTTTTAAGGGCATTGAGAAGAAAACGGGCGTGAGCATGAAGGACGTATTTGAGCTTGCTAATTCTATGCAGAATGCGAATTTCAAAGACGAGCAGACTGTGCGTAATTTGGTGTCTCGTGTAGCGACGTTGGCGAATAAGAAGGTACCTAAGGAATTGGAAGATAAGATTGTTAATACATTGATTAATGGGAATAAGCCGGTTGATATGGGGACTATTTCTAAGATGTTGAATGAGAAGAAGAAGTAAGAAAACATCTGCCTTCCACGTTTGAAGTGGGTCGGGCAGATGTTTTTTTAGTGTTATCCGGATAACTCCCTGATAGCTTCCGTTCCGGGTGTTCGCTTTCCGTGGGCGGTCCGGAAGCCTCCTCGGCTGCGCCTGTGGGGTCTTCCTTGTCCCGTCCTCCCACAGGAGTCTCACCCCCTGCACTTCAGCTATCAGGGGGTGTACTTTCACACCTGCTAAGTACTAAAATTACTCAATCGTCTCCAAGTCCCCCAACACAACATTGCGGTCGGCGTCTTTGTTGATTTGTGCGGAGGCTTCTTTTGCCAGGTTCAAATATTTTTCTTTTGCTGCTGCATCTCCGCTTATGCTGTATGCGCGGGCTAGGGCTTCGTATGCGAATGCGAGGTCAAAGTCCTTGATATCATGTTCTAGAACGATTTCTAGGTTTCTTTTAGCATGCACGAGGCAAGGTTCAGCTCGACGTAAAACGGCGTAAACTCTTGAAATTTGCCATTCGCCTCGGGAGAAGTTGACCGGTTCGCCGATTTTGCCCCAGTGGAAACGGGAGGCATGGGCTTTATGTATCATTTGAAAATCTTCTTCTGAAGTACGGTCCGTCTTTTCCATTAGATCCCATACTTCATTGAATAAGTTAATAGCGGTTTTTCTATGAAAAGTATATTGAAGATCTTGCTCTTCCTGTGTGACGTTGGCCATTGTACAACTCCTCTTTATTAATAATTATCTATATACTCTAAATAGTATCATTTTTATATTAAAAATTGGAGCATTATTAGTACAAGCATCCTTCTTTTCGTTTAAGTAATTCAGTCTCCAGTAGTTGAATGAAATCACCGTCCAGGTTTTCTGCCTTTGCGTTTTCATATGCAAACATGAGAGATTCATCGGACAGTTTTGTGATGGAACAGTTATAGTGAGAATCCAATGTTTTCAAAAGAATATTCCCCTTTCAACTCATCTATTAAGGGTACATACCCAGATAGGAGCAGATAAAACGTAATTTTTAACTATTCAAAAAATAATGCTTTTTCTGCTGGTTTTTGTTGACAAAACGAAAAAGCGCAATCCTGAAAATGAAGAAGGATTTGCGCTCTTTATTAGAGAATATCTTTAATAAATCTAGTCATGTATGCCTTCTTTCCACGACGATTCATCGGTACAGATAGTTGCAAGGTTTCCTTTGCTCTAGTCATTGCCACATACAATAGTCGTCGTTCTTCTTCAAGAGCTCCGAGTTCACCGTTACGGTAGGATTCTAAGGCGAAATCATGAGGAAGGCTACCATCGACAGCACTAAGGACATAAACGTTCGTATACTCGAGTCCCTTAGAACGATGGATGGTGGAGAGGTGGATGGCATTGGAGTATTGCTTGCTGAGCCTCTTCATCTCATCCGTTTTGGCAATCATATCTTCCACATGGTCAAGAAAGTCAGCGATGGATTGGAACTTACGGGCAACCACCTTCAAATCGCGAATATCATCCGAGCCTTTTTCAAGAGCGTTCCCCTCGTTGCCGCGCTTTTTAATGTAATCATCAAAGCCCATGTCTTTTTCAATCATCTCAAGTGCAACTGAAGGGGAGACGTTGGCAAGAGTTTTAAATAAAGGGATGATCCGTTTGATTTTTTTTACTTGAAAAGGCTGCACGTTGGTCAACTTACTCAATGATTTTACTAAACTGCAATCTTCCAAAATACTGATGGCTTTCGCATCTTGGAGGTTTGATTGCTTTAGGAACAGGGCTGGCAGGATATCTGCTAACGCCTGAACATCATTGGCGTCACGACTCAAACGCAGGAAACCGAGGATGCCTTTCACAATCCTTCTCTTATAAAAGCTTTCGTAATCTTGATCAAGCTTGAATGGAAGACCAGATTGGGAGAGCCTCTCAAAGATTGCGCGTGCGGCACTATGTGTCCGGTATAGGACAGCAAAATCATTCGGAGTGGCGCCTTGTTCAATTTGTTCTTTCATATCTTGCATTATAATGGTGGCTTCTTCTTCCTCGTCGTAAGGGTAAAATAATACAGGAAAGTGCTTATTGTCACGTTGAGCAATCATTTTTTTCACTCTGCGGTTCTTGTTTTTATCAATTACCTGATTGGCAGAGGCGACGATGGTGTGCGTTGATCGGTAGTTCTCTGAAAGCGTGACGACTTTTGTAGAAGGAAAATCCTTATGAAAGTTCAATATATAATCGGGACTGCTGCCACGGAACGCATAGATGGATTGATCATCATCCCCAACTGCACAGATATTTCCGCTTTTGGCCAGTAGTTTCATTGTTTCATATTGCACCTTATTAATATCCTGAAACTCATCAATTAGAAAAAATTGAAATCTTTCCTGATATTTCCCGAGCAGAGCTGGATTTTCCATCAACAGCTCATAACATCCAAGCAACATATCATCAAAATCAAATACATTCTTCTCGCGCTTCCAGTCCTCATAGTCCTGATACAAACTCTGAAACTGCTCTTCTAGCTTACTGGTCGGTTTTATCCTCTTAGGTGTCTGCATATTATTTTTCCAATAGCCGATTTGCTGTATGGCCTGATCAAATGGGAAGTCCTTTTCATCCAAACCAAGCTTGCGGCCGGCCTGTTTTAAAAATTGCTCTTTTTGCCAATCCCATTTCAATAAATTATCGCCGTTCCATCTTTCAGGGTGATGGTGTTGAAGAATTCGATAGAAAATGCTGTGAAACGTTCCAGATAGAAGGTTAGCGAACATTCTTGAACCCGGTGACTCGTATAATCGCAGCCGTTCTTTCATTTCATTGGCTGCCTTGGCTGTAAAGGTAATCAGCATGATGGATTTTGGGTCGATCTTTTCCTCCTGGACCATATAGGCGACACGCGTGATCAATACCCGGGTTTTTCCGCTGCCTGCACCTGCTAGTACTAGCAACGGCCCGCTCACTGTTGAAACAGCTTCTTGCTGGGCGGAATCTAAAAAGATATTTTTTTCTTGTAATCCAAGGAAAAACCCACTTATATTGGAATGGCTTTTCGTATGTTCTTTAATAAAGATAGGAAGATGTGTAAGCGGTTTTGGCGCTCTCCATGTTTCTGTTGGCTTTTCTTTTTCCGCAATAACCGTTCTGGTTTTAGGATAGCGAAATCCATCGCGCTCCACATATTCTTGTTTTGGTGTAACCGCTGTTTCTGACTTAGGCATTTCTTCTTCATGAGTGATAGAAGCATCTATGTGATAAAAATGAGGTTCTTTTCTAAGGCCTAAATAGAGCTTGACACTCTCACCACAGATTTTGCATGAGAGATCGCCCTTTACACCGGCGTCGTACACCTCTTGATACATTTCTCTAGCCATTGTTTTTATATGTATGTTTCGTTCTTTCCAAACAGCAGATTTCATACGTGTAGACTCCTTTATAACCGTCAATCTTATCCATAGTACCACATATTATATAGAGAGAACACGAGTCAAAGGAAGTTTGTGTTATGCAAAAACAGGGAAAATTATAAGTAGAATAGGGAAGGGGAGAAATGTGATGGGATATGTTTTACCAGTGCAAATGGATGCCTACACACAATATGCGAACCGAACTGTTTCAGAAAAACAACAAATAAAGCTTGATCCAGTGATAAGACCGAACTTTTATAGGGTGGATCCTCAATATTCATGGGAAGAAATCCACAAAAATGCTCCACAACACAACCCCTATCATCAAAGAAAAGAAAAGCAGGCTACCCGCATTTCTGATAAATTATTGGCCGACATAACAGGAAAAGGCCGCTTCTTTCACGAAAAAATATAAAAGTCCAAAATTTTTAGGGGGTGTATGTTACGTGGAGTTTCATCCCATAACAGATAACGTTTATTATTTTCAAGGGTCCGTTAACATCGGGTATGTCCGATTTTCTTCTGGAGAAGGAATGCTCATTGATGCGGGGCTTGAAGAACAGGCCATGAAAAAAGTGTTGAAGACACTAAAAAGTAAGGAACTGCCAATAACGCATTTATTCATTACGCATGCGCATGCCGATCATTATGGAGGAGCGGCCTATTTGCAAAAGCAACAAAAGGTTTATACCATTGCCCCAAAATTAGAAGCCGCCATTCTTCAAGAACCGATGCTAGAGCCGTTGTACTTGTTTCATGGTGTCAACCCTATCCAAGAATGGAGGAGCAAGTTTTTGGAAGGGAAGCCGATTAAAGTGGATGCAATCATCGAAGAAGCAGGTGAGGTGACGGTGGGGGAGTCAACCTTTCAAACAGTGGACTTGCCAGGACACAGTTACCATCAATTCGGGGTAATCGTCGAGGATGTACTTTTTGCTGCTGACGCCTATTTTGGTGTGGAAATTTTACATAAACATGGTATTCCTTATATTGTTGACGCAAAACAAACCATGGAAAGTCTTGAAAAAATAAAAAAACTCCCGTGTGCAGGAGCAGTTCCTGGTCACGGGAGTTATGAAAAAGATTTTATTGCTACTATTGATGAAAATTTACAGGTTCACCACGATATCGAAAACTTACTATACACGCTTGTTAATCAAGAGGAAGACGGCATATCCATTGAACAGTTAGTGACAAAAGCTTGCACGGAAAAAGGACTTACTATCCGCAATGTGCCGTCGTTTATGTTGTTCCGAACAGCCGTCACTGCATACCTAACCAAATTGATTCAAGAAGGACGTGTGGAGTTAATTGTTTGCAACAATCAATTGGTCGTAGCATCTTCTTCTGAATAAGGCATGACATAAATTGGCTTTCCTTCTTCCCACTCGGCAAACACGATGTCTTTTGGGTTGTGGTAGCCGATTTTTTTAATTTCGTTTAAAAGCCATTGCTCAGACAGGTTGAATTCATCTAAATTGTCCTTTAAAATTTCTCCATCAGAAATTACCGGAATAGGAAGTGTGACCGCTTTAAAAGGTATGTTCAAATCTTCGTTCAGAGGCTGAGCATAAGGGTGCTTCTTTAAAACGCTAACTGTACCATCTGTTTCAAGGATGGCATACTCTACTTCTTGAATGGAGAAAGCACCTTTTGAACGTAGAAGGTGTCGCAGTTGGTCAATATCTAATTTGGACTTCTTCAATTCTTTTTTATTTATGATGCCTTTATGTATGACTATAGACGGCCTGCCTTCTAACAATCCTCTTGTTTTTCGTACCTTCTGTGTGATTGTTTCAAGTAAAAAGATCAATATTCCCCACAATCCCAACGTAAAAAGGATTTTTACAACACCAATATCATTATCATATAATGCGTTTCCTACAAGTTCTCCTAATACAAGTGCTGAAATGAAGTCAAAGGGTGTTATTTGCGTGATTTGTGTTTTTCCGAGCAACTGGGTGATTGAAAATAGTGCAAAGAAACCGATTACCAATTCTACTGCAATACGACCGTAGTCCATCATCATGATTATGTCATCCTTTATGTTGGGTCCTTGACAGTAGTATTAGTAAGGAGCGGGGAAAGTATGAAAACAAAAAAGATATCTCTCGAAAGGTTTCCCTTAGAGAGATATCTTTTTAGATGTTTTTCGTCATGGTCACATGGGGGATTCCTGCATCCATAAAAATGTCGGAAACCGTCTCGTATCCAAGCTTCGCATAAAAGGGTTCTGCATGTGTTTGCGCATTAAGCTTTAGGACATGCATCTCTTTTGTTTTTGCATATTCTTCAATGGTATTCATGATAAGCCGTCCTGCACCTTTGGAAGTTCGATGAGAAGGAAGGACGCAAATTCGCTCCACTTTACCGATGCCTTCAACAATTCGAAAGCGACCAGCACCTACTGCTTGGTCCTCATCATACAGTACAAAATGCGCGGAATCTTCTTCGTATTGATCTATTTCTTCTTCTAGAGGCACATTTTGTTCCTCCACAAAAACCGTTTTTCTGACAGAATAGGCATCCTGCAGTTCTTTATCTGAGTCTACAACTTGTACATACAAGGTTCAGCAATCCTTTCCAAAGCGGAATGTTTCATAAACCGTCCACATGCCATCTTCTAATTGATAGAGAAGGTGGAAGCGGTCGACCACCTCTTCATGCTCAATATTGGTCATTTTTAATTGACCCAGAACATCAGAGTGCTCATCATCAGATAAATTTTGGCCGATTGTTATATGAGGCACATAGGAAAATTCACGGTTATCTTGGAAATATCCTTTTCCGGAATGAAGCTTTTCGTGTAAGGATAACAGTTCGTCTGTTGGATCTACTTTAAGGTAAATGACATTGTTTACTGGAGCAAAAGAGCTCACTTTATAAATGTTCAAAGGGATTGGTGTAGTGTCTTTTGCGATTGCTGCAAGCTCATCGGTTACTGATTTCATATCATTTTCATCAATTTCGAATGCAGTTTTTAATGTCACGTGTGGCGGAATCAATGCGTAGTGAGCATCATAACGCTTTCTAAATGAATTTGCGAGATCTTGTAATTTTTTGGTCGGAAAAATAGCTATTCCATATTTCATCCAATATCCCTCCTATTAGCGTTTGCAATATAGTAACTTATCTTCTTATTTTATCTTAATTTTTTTCAAAAGAATAGAAAAGTTTCCCTTTCATTCTTAAATAACTATTGTTATTGGATAACTCCTGTAGTTTTCCGTTCCGGATATTCGCTTATCCAGAGGGCGGTGCTTGAGCCTCCTCCCTGCGCTGTGGGGTCTCAAGTCTACAGCTACCTCCCGCCGGAGTCTCATATCCTGCACTTCAAACTACAGGGAAATCTTCCTTAAATTATGAAAGCATTTTGGGTAGGGCTTGTTTTAGGTCGGGTTGCCAGTAGGTCCAGGTGTGTGTGCCTTCGAATTCTTCGTAATAGACGGAGAATCCTTTTTCTTTCATTAAGGTATGGAGTGCACGATTTGGTTCGATAAAGTTTTTCTTCTCTCCACCAGTAGTTGGAACTTCTGTTTCTTTTGTGCCGATTACATGGTAAAGGGATAGGAAGGAAGGTTGACTGAATTCCTCCACTTTTTTAATGACCTTTTCATCCACATATGGGGATTGCATAATGACTTTGCCGAATGTATGCGGGTATGACAGAGCCGTCATCAAAGACACAGTTGCTGCCAGGGAATCGCCAATTAAAGCTCGTCCCATTCCCATTTGATAGGATGGATATTTTTCATCAATATATGGTGTCAATTCATGTGCAAGAAAGCGAATGTAGGCACTGTTTTTGCTTCCGTCTGGATGGTACTTTTCCCAACGATCTTTAACGTCTTTGTATGGGATACCGACGATAATGGTATTTTGCATTTCGTTTGCTGCAAGCAGTTTGTCGGTGGTACTGCCTATGCGGCCCAGTGTGAAATAATCTTTTCCATCCTGTGCGATAAGGATGTTGTATTTATAGAGTGGTGAATAGTTAGCTGGTGTATAGACCATCAGTGTCATATCTTCATTAAGTTCGTTACTGTGTAGTGTGAACTCCTCAATACGCCCAACGTGTTTACCCATTGTTCATTACCTCCTGTGATGCCTTTATCTATTGTGGTAAGCGCTTTACCGTATACTATAGCATATTTGTACCCATTTTGTTGAATGGTAAGCTTGGATGTCGACGAATTACACTTCAGTCAACCGGATGAAAATTATTTTAATTATTTTCTGTCAATATATTGACCTTTTTCACATACGTTATATAATATATTTTATCCAATTAATCCGATTAAACTAATATGGATTATATGAAAAGTGTAAAGTAGGTGCAAATGTTGTTTTTACAGATCTCTGATATTACAAAAGTTTATACACAACAAAACGTTGAAAATAAAGTACTTTCATCTATAAATGTTGACATCCAAGAAGGAGAGTTCGTTTCCATTCTGGGGCCATCTGGCTGTGGGAAGTCTACTTTACTTTCTATGGTGGCAGGATTACTAAAACCTACAGAAGGAGAAATCCGACTGAAGGGATCGGTTATTACAAAACCAGGGAAAGATAGGGGGATGGTGTTTCAGCAGGCTGCCTTGTTCCCGTGGATGACTGTGGAAGAAAATGTCCTTTTTGCCATCCGTGATATGA
This window of the Sutcliffiella horikoshii genome carries:
- the spoVAE gene encoding stage V sporulation protein AE; translation: MLLSFFWAFVVGGLICVIGQIMFDVFKLTPAHTLSTLVVAGAVLDGLGLYEPLIAFAGAGATVPITSFGNSLVHGALEEAEKHGLVGVLTGMFEVTSSGISAAIVFGFIGALLFKPKG
- a CDS encoding DUF421 domain-containing protein, coding for MPQWIEVAVRSFAIIIGLFLITKLLGKKQLSKLSFFEYIVGITVGDIAGTLSMDRELDLKNGVTSILIWSLFPLVTSQISLHNKKFRDFVEGNSTVFVREGKILEDNLKKEKYTIDEFLEQLRKKDIFSVEDIEFATLESNGELSALLKKNKQPATYGDLYPDTPDQKEPQTVIMDGEILDEPLAQIGLNRAWLEAELEKRNVLLGNVFLAQVNVWGEISVDLYNDHIKAAPLKEKMLTFVTLEKCSSDFSFLSVTASSGGNRAFYQSAMSSLEELSGKLRPLLKG
- a CDS encoding YjcZ family sporulation protein: MGYYGGYPYGVGGANYGYGCGNQGGTFVLIVVLFILLIIVGASKFY
- a CDS encoding stage VI sporulation protein F; amino-acid sequence: MDNNIFKGIEKKTGVSMKDVFELANSMQNANFKDEQTVRNLVSRVATLANKKVPKELEDKIVNTLINGNKPVDMGTISKMLNEKKK
- the sda gene encoding sporulation histidine kinase inhibitor Sda, whose protein sequence is MKTLDSHYNCSITKLSDESLMFAYENAKAENLDGDFIQLLETELLKRKEGCLY
- a CDS encoding UvrD-helicase domain-containing protein, translating into MKSAVWKERNIHIKTMAREMYQEVYDAGVKGDLSCKICGESVKLYLGLRKEPHFYHIDASITHEEEMPKSETAVTPKQEYVERDGFRYPKTRTVIAEKEKPTETWRAPKPLTHLPIFIKEHTKSHSNISGFFLGLQEKNIFLDSAQQEAVSTVSGPLLVLAGAGSGKTRVLITRVAYMVQEEKIDPKSIMLITFTAKAANEMKERLRLYESPGSRMFANLLSGTFHSIFYRILQHHHPERWNGDNLLKWDWQKEQFLKQAGRKLGLDEKDFPFDQAIQQIGYWKNNMQTPKRIKPTSKLEEQFQSLYQDYEDWKREKNVFDFDDMLLGCYELLMENPALLGKYQERFQFFLIDEFQDINKVQYETMKLLAKSGNICAVGDDDQSIYAFRGSSPDYILNFHKDFPSTKVVTLSENYRSTHTIVASANQVIDKNKNRRVKKMIAQRDNKHFPVLFYPYDEEEEATIIMQDMKEQIEQGATPNDFAVLYRTHSAARAIFERLSQSGLPFKLDQDYESFYKRRIVKGILGFLRLSRDANDVQALADILPALFLKQSNLQDAKAISILEDCSLVKSLSKLTNVQPFQVKKIKRIIPLFKTLANVSPSVALEMIEKDMGFDDYIKKRGNEGNALEKGSDDIRDLKVVARKFQSIADFLDHVEDMIAKTDEMKRLSKQYSNAIHLSTIHRSKGLEYTNVYVLSAVDGSLPHDFALESYRNGELGALEEERRLLYVAMTRAKETLQLSVPMNRRGKKAYMTRFIKDIL
- a CDS encoding MBL fold metallo-hydrolase, yielding MEFHPITDNVYYFQGSVNIGYVRFSSGEGMLIDAGLEEQAMKKVLKTLKSKELPITHLFITHAHADHYGGAAYLQKQQKVYTIAPKLEAAILQEPMLEPLYLFHGVNPIQEWRSKFLEGKPIKVDAIIEEAGEVTVGESTFQTVDLPGHSYHQFGVIVEDVLFAADAYFGVEILHKHGIPYIVDAKQTMESLEKIKKLPCAGAVPGHGSYEKDFIATIDENLQVHHDIENLLYTLVNQEEDGISIEQLVTKACTEKGLTIRNVPSFMLFRTAVTAYLTKLIQEGRVELIVCNNQLVVASSSE
- a CDS encoding DUF421 domain-containing protein, translated to MMDYGRIAVELVIGFFALFSITQLLGKTQITQITPFDFISALVLGELVGNALYDNDIGVVKILFTLGLWGILIFLLETITQKVRKTRGLLEGRPSIVIHKGIINKKELKKSKLDIDQLRHLLRSKGAFSIQEVEYAILETDGTVSVLKKHPYAQPLNEDLNIPFKAVTLPIPVISDGEILKDNLDEFNLSEQWLLNEIKKIGYHNPKDIVFAEWEEGKPIYVMPYSEEDATTN
- a CDS encoding GNAT family N-acetyltransferase produces the protein MYVQVVDSDKELQDAYSVRKTVFVEEQNVPLEEEIDQYEEDSAHFVLYDEDQAVGAGRFRIVEGIGKVERICVLPSHRTSKGAGRLIMNTIEEYAKTKEMHVLKLNAQTHAEPFYAKLGYETVSDIFMDAGIPHVTMTKNI
- a CDS encoding YjcG family protein encodes the protein MKYGIAIFPTKKLQDLANSFRKRYDAHYALIPPHVTLKTAFEIDENDMKSVTDELAAIAKDTTPIPLNIYKVSSFAPVNNVIYLKVDPTDELLSLHEKLHSGKGYFQDNREFSYVPHITIGQNLSDDEHSDVLGQLKMTNIEHEEVVDRFHLLYQLEDGMWTVYETFRFGKDC
- a CDS encoding alpha/beta hydrolase — its product is MGKHVGRIEEFTLHSNELNEDMTLMVYTPANYSPLYKYNILIAQDGKDYFTLGRIGSTTDKLLAANEMQNTIIVGIPYKDVKDRWEKYHPDGSKNSAYIRFLAHELTPYIDEKYPSYQMGMGRALIGDSLAATVSLMTALSYPHTFGKVIMQSPYVDEKVIKKVEEFSQPSFLSLYHVIGTKETEVPTTGGEKKNFIEPNRALHTLMKEKGFSVYYEEFEGTHTWTYWQPDLKQALPKMLS